In Neorhizobium galegae, the following proteins share a genomic window:
- a CDS encoding pyruvate, water dikinase regulatory protein: MENRKNFFHLHLISDSTGETLISAGRAASAQFQSSLAVEHVYPLIRNRKQLLAVLEALDREPGIVLYTIVDQDLAELIDQRCREMGLPCVNVLEPVMATFQAYLGAPSRRRVGAQHALNADYFKRIEALNFTMDHDDGQMPEDYDEADVVLIGISRTSKTPTSIYLANRGIKTANIPIVPGVDLPDSLYRATHPLIVGLVATTDRISQVREHRELGVTQGFDRRHYTDRATINEELKYARALCARQNWPVIDVTRRSIEETAAAIVALRPKLR; this comes from the coding sequence GTGGAGAACAGAAAAAACTTCTTCCATCTGCACCTCATATCTGACTCCACGGGCGAGACTCTCATCTCCGCGGGTCGGGCCGCATCGGCACAGTTCCAGTCGTCGCTGGCGGTGGAACATGTCTATCCGCTGATCCGCAACCGCAAACAGCTGCTGGCTGTGCTCGAGGCGCTCGACCGTGAACCGGGCATCGTTCTTTATACGATTGTCGATCAGGACCTGGCCGAGCTCATCGATCAGCGATGCCGGGAAATGGGCTTGCCCTGTGTCAACGTCCTTGAACCGGTCATGGCGACCTTCCAGGCCTATCTCGGGGCACCGTCCCGTCGCCGGGTTGGCGCCCAGCACGCGCTCAACGCAGATTATTTCAAGCGTATCGAAGCGCTCAATTTCACCATGGATCACGACGACGGCCAGATGCCGGAGGACTACGATGAGGCGGATGTCGTGCTGATCGGCATCAGCCGCACCTCGAAAACGCCGACCAGCATCTATCTCGCCAACCGCGGCATCAAGACCGCCAACATCCCGATCGTGCCGGGGGTCGATCTGCCGGACAGCCTATACCGCGCCACCCACCCGCTGATCGTCGGCCTCGTCGCCACGACCGATCGGATTAGCCAGGTGCGTGAACACCGCGAACTCGGTGTCACCCAAGGCTTCGACCGGCGCCATTATACGGACCGTGCGACGATCAACGAGGAGCTGAAATACGCTCGCGCGCTTTGCGCCCGCCAGAACTGGCCTGTCATCGACGTAACCCGCCGGTCGATAGAGGAGACGGCAGCCGCAATCGTTGCGCTACGCCCGAAGCTGCGTTAA
- a CDS encoding Maf-like protein: MTVPLVLASSSPFRRMLMENAGLAFESRAADIDERKIEAGLEGVSPDEVALKLAKAKAVDVSRHFPGALVIGSDQTMSLGSRVYHKPKTLAEAKENLLSLSDRTHRLNSAIAFVRDNEIVWEHVAHADLTVRKLNDTFVDRYLSRVGEKVYGSVGAYQLEGEGIQLFSGIEGDYFTILGLPMLPLLEKLRELGAIDG, from the coding sequence GTGACAGTGCCGCTCGTACTCGCCTCCTCCAGCCCTTTTCGCCGGATGCTGATGGAAAATGCCGGCCTCGCTTTTGAAAGCAGGGCGGCGGATATCGACGAGCGGAAAATCGAAGCCGGACTGGAGGGCGTAAGCCCCGATGAGGTGGCGCTGAAGCTCGCCAAGGCAAAGGCGGTGGATGTGAGCCGCCATTTCCCCGGCGCCTTGGTGATCGGCTCGGACCAGACCATGTCGCTCGGAAGCCGTGTCTATCACAAGCCGAAGACCCTTGCCGAAGCGAAAGAGAATCTGCTTTCCCTTTCGGACAGAACCCATCGCCTGAACAGCGCAATCGCTTTTGTGCGTGACAACGAGATCGTCTGGGAACATGTCGCCCATGCGGATCTCACTGTCCGGAAGCTAAATGATACCTTTGTCGACCGTTACCTGTCGCGGGTCGGGGAAAAGGTCTACGGCAGTGTCGGGGCCTATCAGCTGGAAGGGGAGGGCATCCAGTTGTTTTCGGGGATCGAGGGCGACTATTTCACCATACTCGGCTTGCCCATGCTGCCGCTTCTCGAAAAGCTCCGCGAACTGGGAGCGATCGATGGCTGA